A genomic region of Sulfobacillus acidophilus DSM 10332 contains the following coding sequences:
- a CDS encoding Phosphonate-transporting ATPase (PFAM: ABC transporter; Predicted permease~COGs: COG1136 ABC-type antimicrobial peptide transport system ATPase component~InterPro IPR003593:IPR003439:IPR003838~KEGG: oan:Oant_1258 ABC transporter-like protein~PFAM: ABC transporter-like; Protein of unknown function DUF214, permase predicted~PRIAM: Phosphonate-transporting ATPase~SMART: ATPase, AAA+ type, core~SPTR: ABC transporter related), whose amino-acid sequence MSKNPAPPIPSDPVISLQDVEKRYHRGGEDVHALNGVTFDIPAGQFVVILGPSGGGKSTLLHLMGGMDRPSHGSVVVLGRNLESLTSDGLAAYRRRDVGFVFQSFHLLPGLTAEENVALPLLLAGTPLKERQSRANALLARVGLADRAHHKPGQLSGGQAQRVAVARALAADPPIILADEPTGNLDSKSGQEIIELLRSLAHQDGRTVIVVTHNEEFAPLADRVLRVRDGQLIKDDVKRVPESPERPGPLSTRHVSFFALVRMAWSAITRRIGRGILTGLGIAIGVAAMVLFIGLGSGLEAGVVKNVTALGPLTTVNVSPSGGHSSPFQPAVSQGPVKPITPATIQAIRKIPGVRGVYLNLTYFTNARFQNRNTTIDFLLLPPPSLWNVPSILPTLAAGRVGSGDQDILLSKTIAQALVGPGHAPRTILGRHLTVTVQAMTAGLFSGGQSISPPTKRIPPLTLTITGLVSTAGVGYLAYPLGARLTPDFVPPGQGQTYPGLTVITANLNQVTPVANAIQKMGYSTTTLQQALGTIEKSFSVIETALGAIGGIALVVAGLMIGVVMSMAVLERRREIGVLKAVGARRRDVSRLFLSEAGIIGFTGGVVGVLLGAGVGHIIDFALRHTTAQLGPIFVLPVWLIGLGLAFGTGVSVIAGAIPASHAAGLNPVDALRDE is encoded by the coding sequence ATGTCAAAAAACCCGGCACCCCCGATCCCGTCTGATCCGGTCATTTCGCTCCAAGACGTCGAAAAACGCTATCACCGGGGCGGTGAGGATGTTCATGCCTTAAACGGCGTCACTTTTGACATTCCGGCGGGTCAATTTGTCGTCATTCTCGGGCCGTCGGGGGGCGGTAAATCCACCCTGCTGCATCTCATGGGCGGAATGGATCGCCCCAGTCACGGTTCGGTCGTGGTCCTGGGACGTAATCTGGAGTCCTTGACGTCTGACGGGCTTGCCGCGTATCGGCGCCGGGATGTCGGGTTTGTGTTTCAGTCGTTTCATCTTTTACCCGGTCTGACGGCCGAAGAAAATGTTGCGTTGCCCTTGCTCTTAGCCGGCACCCCGCTCAAAGAGCGTCAGTCCCGGGCTAATGCCTTATTGGCCCGGGTCGGTCTGGCCGATCGCGCCCATCATAAGCCCGGACAACTCTCAGGCGGTCAGGCCCAACGGGTGGCGGTCGCCCGTGCGTTAGCGGCGGATCCGCCGATTATCCTGGCCGACGAACCGACGGGCAACTTAGACAGCAAAAGCGGGCAAGAAATTATTGAATTACTACGGAGCTTAGCCCATCAAGACGGGCGTACCGTCATTGTCGTCACCCACAATGAAGAATTTGCGCCGCTCGCCGATCGGGTTTTACGTGTCCGCGACGGCCAATTGATCAAAGACGACGTCAAACGTGTGCCCGAATCCCCCGAACGGCCCGGGCCGTTGTCGACCCGTCATGTGAGCTTCTTCGCATTGGTCCGCATGGCGTGGTCCGCCATTACCCGGCGTATCGGTCGAGGGATCTTGACGGGATTGGGCATTGCCATCGGCGTCGCCGCCATGGTTCTTTTTATCGGCTTAGGCTCCGGATTAGAAGCCGGAGTGGTCAAAAACGTGACCGCCTTAGGCCCGTTGACCACGGTCAATGTCAGTCCTTCCGGAGGCCATAGTTCACCCTTTCAACCGGCCGTCAGCCAAGGGCCGGTGAAACCGATTACGCCCGCAACCATCCAAGCCATCCGAAAAATTCCCGGGGTGCGCGGCGTCTATCTCAATTTGACGTATTTTACTAACGCCCGCTTTCAAAATCGCAATACCACCATTGACTTTCTTTTACTCCCGCCCCCGTCGTTATGGAACGTTCCGAGTATCTTGCCCACCTTAGCGGCCGGCCGGGTCGGGTCGGGCGACCAGGATATCTTATTGTCCAAAACCATCGCCCAAGCGTTAGTCGGACCGGGTCACGCCCCTCGTACGATTTTAGGCCGTCATTTGACCGTCACGGTTCAAGCCATGACCGCCGGCTTATTTTCCGGAGGCCAGAGCATTTCGCCTCCCACCAAACGCATCCCGCCCCTCACCCTGACCATCACCGGACTCGTCTCGACGGCGGGAGTCGGATATCTCGCATATCCGCTGGGAGCCCGGTTGACGCCCGATTTTGTGCCCCCCGGTCAAGGCCAGACATATCCCGGTCTGACCGTGATTACCGCTAATTTGAACCAAGTGACCCCCGTCGCCAATGCCATTCAAAAAATGGGCTATAGCACCACCACGCTCCAGCAGGCGCTCGGGACCATCGAAAAAAGCTTTTCGGTGATCGAAACCGCCTTGGGGGCCATCGGCGGCATTGCGCTGGTCGTGGCCGGCCTTATGATTGGGGTGGTCATGAGCATGGCCGTATTGGAGCGTCGCCGGGAAATCGGCGTGCTGAAAGCCGTAGGCGCCCGCCGACGGGATGTCTCTCGTCTCTTTTTAAGCGAGGCGGGCATCATCGGGTTCACGGGCGGCGTCGTGGGCGTGCTTTTGGGAGCCGGGGTGGGCCATATTATCGATTTCGCCTTGCGCCATACGACGGCCCAACTGGGACCGATTTTTGTGTTACCGGTGTGGTTGATTGGGTTGGGGTTGGCGTTCGGGACCGGGGTGTCGGTTATTGCCGGAGCCATTCCCGCGTCTCATGCGGCCGGTCTCAATCCGGTCGACGCTTTACGAGACGAATAG
- a CDS encoding UDP-glucose 4-epimerase (PFAM: NAD dependent epimerase/dehydratase family~COGs: COG0451 Nucleoside-diphosphate-sugar epimerase~InterPro IPR001509~KEGG: tna:CTN_0162 UDP-glucose 4-epimerase~PFAM: NAD-dependent epimerase/dehydratase~PRIAM: UDP-glucose 4-epimerase~SPTR: UDP-glucose 4-epimerase), with the protein MRIVITGGAGFIGSHVVEKVLERGWEPIVVDDLSAGSVQNLPEGVFLLKADVRDLDQWVPAVGSADAVIHLAAQINVAVSEKEPMRDTAINVLGTVAALEAARHLGARAFRLASSAAVYGDNPRLPLREEEIPAPFSHYGLNKWIAEQYVDYYRRVHQVPATILRLANVYGPRQRTQGEGGVVAIFTEALVRGQPIQIDGDGQQTRDFVFVGDVAEAFLHRLGEAEGDVYNVATAREVTINQLWERLRQLKNDRSPAPRYGPPRAGDIRFSRLATEKAGAWGFWAKTPLDEGLSRTWEDFRHRN; encoded by the coding sequence ATGCGAATCGTCATTACCGGGGGCGCCGGATTTATCGGCTCGCACGTGGTCGAGAAAGTACTGGAGCGGGGTTGGGAACCGATTGTCGTGGATGATTTATCGGCCGGATCCGTCCAGAATCTTCCGGAGGGGGTGTTCCTCCTTAAGGCGGATGTGCGGGATCTCGATCAATGGGTTCCGGCCGTCGGTTCCGCCGACGCCGTCATTCATTTAGCAGCCCAAATCAATGTGGCCGTCAGTGAAAAAGAGCCGATGCGCGATACGGCCATTAATGTGCTGGGTACGGTAGCGGCGCTCGAAGCGGCTCGGCACTTGGGGGCCCGGGCATTTCGGCTGGCGTCGTCGGCCGCCGTTTATGGCGATAACCCGCGTTTACCGCTTCGGGAAGAGGAAATACCGGCGCCATTTTCCCATTACGGGCTGAATAAATGGATTGCGGAACAATATGTGGATTACTACCGCCGCGTGCACCAGGTGCCGGCCACCATCCTCCGTTTGGCGAATGTCTATGGACCGCGTCAACGCACCCAGGGGGAAGGTGGGGTGGTGGCCATTTTCACGGAAGCTTTAGTGCGCGGGCAGCCGATCCAAATCGACGGCGACGGGCAACAAACGCGGGATTTTGTTTTCGTGGGCGACGTGGCCGAGGCCTTTTTACATCGATTGGGCGAAGCGGAAGGAGACGTCTATAATGTCGCAACGGCCCGCGAGGTCACCATTAACCAGCTGTGGGAACGGCTTCGGCAGCTGAAAAATGACCGCTCGCCGGCGCCCCGATATGGGCCGCCCCGAGCGGGTGACATCCGGTTTAGCCGGTTAGCCACCGAAAAGGCGGGGGCATGGGGATTTTGGGCCAAAACCCCTCTGGACGAAGGGCTCTCCCGGACGTGGGAAGATTTCCGGCACCGCAACTAA